From Pararhizobium capsulatum DSM 1112, the proteins below share one genomic window:
- a CDS encoding TetR/AcrR family transcriptional regulator → MIKTISQIDLSSALRRLPTQQRSREKVRSILEAADRLLPEYGYEAIVQSPWPIVDASGVTAGVFYNYFENGEAVLEALSLMYAEQTRAAIDELAAENFQSWEVAIDAVNDRFAEFYSQPTVRELWLNNRLTQTAKLAGNEANSHIHQTVIDLIERSSGHDIKFSPSGAVILANLGDKLLRFIFEQPEDQRPELMDELKNAMKSYAATFIGR, encoded by the coding sequence ATGATCAAGACGATTTCCCAAATTGATTTGAGCAGTGCCTTGAGGCGCCTGCCGACCCAGCAGCGAAGCCGTGAGAAAGTCCGCAGCATTCTGGAGGCGGCCGACAGGCTTTTGCCCGAGTACGGCTATGAGGCGATCGTGCAATCCCCATGGCCAATCGTCGACGCTTCAGGTGTCACGGCGGGAGTCTTTTACAATTACTTTGAGAACGGCGAGGCCGTCTTGGAAGCCCTCAGTCTTATGTATGCAGAACAGACTCGGGCGGCGATCGATGAGCTTGCAGCCGAAAACTTCCAGAGCTGGGAAGTTGCCATCGACGCCGTGAACGATCGTTTCGCGGAGTTTTACAGCCAACCCACCGTCAGAGAGCTATGGTTGAACAACCGGCTTACACAGACGGCGAAGCTAGCTGGCAACGAAGCGAACAGTCACATTCATCAGACCGTGATCGACCTCATCGAACGTTCGTCCGGCCACGACATCAAGTTCAGTCCCAGCGGAGCCGTCATTCTCGCCAACCTCGGCGATAAGTTGCTTCGGTTCATTTTCGAACAGCCTGAAGATCAACGGCCCGAACTCATGGACGAGTTGAAGAACGCGATGAAAAGCTACGCGGCGACCTTCATTGGGCGTTAG
- a CDS encoding amino acid ABC transporter ATP-binding protein: MSAFIEIKDVRKSYGTMPVLKGINLSVAAHEVICLIGASGSGKSTLLRCMNGLETINEGQIVLDGDIVTGDGVDLVHLRRRVGMIFQSFNLFPHLTVLENVTLAPVTSNKMSRAAASEEAMAMLKRVGLDARAHYRPDQLSGGQQQRVAIVRAMLMHPSVLLMDEITSALDPALVREVLDLVRELARSGMTILMATHEMAFAREVSSRVCFLHQGILVEQGTPEQIFGSPQMNETQEFLRAQIKGQIAA; the protein is encoded by the coding sequence ATGAGCGCATTCATCGAAATCAAGGATGTGAGGAAGTCGTACGGTACGATGCCGGTGCTGAAAGGCATCAACCTGTCCGTCGCGGCCCATGAAGTGATCTGCCTTATCGGGGCGTCCGGCTCCGGGAAGTCGACACTGTTGCGGTGCATGAACGGACTTGAGACGATAAACGAAGGTCAGATCGTGTTGGATGGCGATATCGTCACCGGCGATGGCGTCGACCTGGTGCATCTTCGTCGGCGCGTCGGAATGATTTTCCAGAGCTTCAACCTGTTCCCCCATCTTACCGTGCTCGAGAACGTGACGCTCGCGCCTGTGACTTCGAACAAGATGTCGCGGGCTGCAGCGAGCGAGGAGGCGATGGCGATGCTCAAGCGCGTCGGGCTTGATGCAAGAGCGCATTACAGACCCGATCAGCTCTCCGGAGGGCAGCAGCAGCGCGTGGCCATCGTCCGCGCCATGCTGATGCACCCCTCCGTGCTGCTCATGGACGAAATCACTTCGGCGCTCGATCCAGCGCTCGTGCGCGAGGTCCTCGACCTCGTCCGCGAACTCGCCCGCTCCGGAATGACCATTCTCATGGCCACCCATGAGATGGCGTTTGCGCGCGAGGTATCGAGCCGAGTCTGTTTTTTGCATCAAGGCATCCTCGTCGAACAGGGAACGCCTGAGCAGATCTTCGGTTCGCCGCAGATGAACGAGACGCAGGAGTTTCTCCGGGCTCAGATCAAAGGGCAGATCGCGGCCTGA
- a CDS encoding amino acid ABC transporter permease has translation MSLPVSNGTPRSPGATPPPTTGRLIGTAIVIGGLVAVCAALAAGNAAPQLGSSGIVVPATLALAIVLMVVLVPLARSIANASASHIKWRGGDVVAARALAQKSRDLSATAIGLSVFLAVAVTVFFFLTVTDGAIRDTFLRGELIRTSAIETAKAFGINVALAIGAETLALAIGLLLALGRLLPGKGMGSVRLLAISYIDLFRGLPSVVVIYLICFGLPLAEIPVISEASPIIYAVIALSMTHAAYNAEIFRAGIESVHPSQYSAALSLGMTPARAMLHVILPQGVLRVFPPLLSGFVALQKDTALVNIVGIVDAFAQAKIYAANYYNLSAVTTVCILFVIITIPQTRLVDYMLARRAARARVSSQ, from the coding sequence ATGTCCTTGCCAGTCTCAAATGGAACGCCGCGCTCCCCTGGAGCCACGCCACCGCCAACCACGGGCCGGCTCATTGGCACCGCCATCGTCATCGGGGGATTGGTAGCCGTCTGCGCGGCGTTGGCTGCCGGCAACGCCGCGCCGCAGCTTGGCTCGTCCGGGATTGTAGTTCCAGCGACCTTGGCCCTGGCTATCGTGCTGATGGTGGTGCTGGTTCCTCTGGCCAGGTCGATCGCAAATGCGTCGGCCTCTCATATCAAGTGGCGGGGTGGCGACGTCGTCGCCGCCCGCGCTCTCGCTCAAAAATCGCGGGATCTGTCCGCGACAGCCATCGGCCTATCGGTATTTCTCGCCGTCGCGGTCACGGTTTTCTTCTTCCTCACAGTGACGGACGGCGCGATCCGCGACACATTCCTTCGTGGAGAGCTGATCCGCACTAGCGCCATCGAGACCGCCAAGGCTTTTGGCATTAATGTCGCATTGGCGATAGGCGCGGAAACCCTGGCCTTGGCGATCGGCCTGCTGCTCGCTCTCGGCCGGCTGCTTCCTGGAAAAGGTATGGGATCGGTGCGCCTGCTTGCGATCAGCTACATCGATCTGTTCCGCGGCCTGCCTTCCGTCGTCGTCATCTACCTGATCTGCTTCGGTCTCCCGCTGGCGGAGATCCCGGTCATCAGCGAGGCAAGCCCCATCATTTACGCAGTCATCGCGCTGTCGATGACCCACGCGGCCTACAATGCCGAGATATTCCGCGCGGGCATCGAATCCGTCCATCCAAGCCAATATTCGGCGGCACTGTCGCTGGGCATGACCCCCGCCCGCGCGATGCTTCACGTCATCCTCCCGCAAGGGGTGCTCAGGGTATTCCCTCCGCTCTTGAGCGGATTCGTCGCGCTTCAGAAGGATACAGCGCTCGTCAACATCGTCGGCATCGTCGACGCCTTCGCCCAAGCGAAAATTTACGCGGCGAATTATTATAATCTTTCTGCCGTGACCACTGTCTGCATTCTCTTCGTGATCATCACAATCCCGCAAACGCGCCTTGTCGACTACATGCTTGCGCGGCGCGCGGCCAGAGCAAGAGTATCTTCCCAATGA
- a CDS encoding helix-turn-helix domain-containing protein codes for MDELDKLISGLPADERQAITDRANALVTADNLRELRVLAGRTQEQVSAKSGIKQTNVSRLEKRADMKLSTLREYVESLGGTLKIVADVAGRKVDLSSIVERTRTNS; via the coding sequence GTGGACGAACTTGATAAGCTGATTTCCGGTCTTCCAGCAGATGAGCGCCAAGCAATTACGGACCGTGCGAACGCGCTTGTGACGGCGGATAACCTGCGGGAGTTACGCGTACTAGCCGGGCGAACGCAAGAACAGGTTTCTGCAAAATCCGGGATCAAGCAGACCAATGTTTCGCGGCTCGAAAAGCGTGCAGATATGAAGCTATCGACCTTGCGAGAGTACGTGGAGTCGCTGGGCGGAACGCTGAAGATCGTCGCCGACGTGGCCGGCAGAAAGGTCGATCTCTCAAGCATCGTTGAGCGAACGCGGACTAACTCCTGA
- a CDS encoding acetoacetate decarboxylase family protein: protein MNIPAVSIPMWTSLMNPPPHKFRNCKRVLILCAADPGRVQALLPAPLEATGDFVVISWITIGEVEGYVDARNISINLPCRYQDQHGKTCSLEYIDVDMGLTAGREMWSWPKKGGDFVWQESDMGIHLECARRGHTLFKADVTFKPGAPTVDWQAAHGAPDLGSTNLQVRHLADSFEHQPHTAEVLQVPTPNFVLHSSVPVDATIEVTSGPQDSLSELGPLRVVAARYEHSEFDLASGTVIGSVTL, encoded by the coding sequence ATGAATATCCCCGCCGTATCGATCCCGATGTGGACATCGCTCATGAATCCGCCGCCGCATAAGTTCAGGAACTGCAAACGCGTGTTGATCCTATGCGCCGCCGATCCGGGCCGCGTTCAAGCACTCCTTCCCGCCCCTCTCGAAGCCACCGGCGATTTCGTCGTCATCAGTTGGATTACCATTGGCGAGGTCGAAGGTTACGTCGACGCCCGCAACATCTCCATCAACCTTCCCTGCCGCTACCAGGACCAGCACGGAAAGACATGCTCTCTCGAGTACATCGACGTGGACATGGGCCTGACAGCAGGACGCGAGATGTGGAGCTGGCCGAAGAAGGGCGGCGACTTCGTGTGGCAGGAGAGCGATATGGGCATCCATCTGGAATGCGCCCGCCGCGGCCATACGCTGTTCAAGGCAGACGTCACCTTTAAGCCCGGAGCCCCCACCGTCGACTGGCAGGCGGCACATGGCGCGCCGGATCTAGGTTCGACGAATCTTCAGGTCAGGCATCTCGCGGATTCGTTTGAGCACCAGCCTCACACCGCAGAAGTGCTGCAGGTGCCGACGCCGAATTTCGTGCTTCACTCCAGCGTCCCGGTCGACGCCACGATCGAAGTTACGAGCGGACCACAGGATTCGCTGAGCGAACTCGGTCCGCTGCGCGTCGTAGCCGCACGCTATGAGCACAGCGAATTCGATCTCGCTTCAGGAACCGTCATCGGCAGCGTCACACTTTAA
- a CDS encoding type II toxin-antitoxin system RelE/ParE family toxin, translated as MAGWKVEFHGQFREEINDLPKEARIELLAHLVALREKGFRLGRPEVDTLEGSRHANMKELRVKVLKVHWRFAFAFDPERKAVLLCGGAKSGVSQKLFYKRLIELADRRYDQHLSDLEKNRGRT; from the coding sequence ATGGCGGGATGGAAGGTCGAGTTTCACGGTCAATTCCGTGAAGAAATTAACGACCTCCCGAAGGAAGCCCGGATCGAGCTGCTTGCTCACCTTGTGGCACTCAGGGAAAAAGGCTTTCGCCTTGGAAGGCCTGAAGTCGATACGCTTGAAGGCTCACGGCACGCCAACATGAAAGAGCTTCGTGTAAAGGTGTTGAAGGTACACTGGCGCTTTGCGTTTGCGTTCGATCCAGAACGAAAAGCCGTCCTCTTATGCGGTGGCGCGAAAAGTGGTGTGAGCCAAAAGCTCTTTTACAAACGGCTGATCGAATTGGCCGACCGACGATACGACCAACATCTCTCAGATCTGGAGAAAAACCGTGGACGAACTTGA
- a CDS encoding ABC transporter substrate-binding protein: MTRFNTSMIPAMVAAVLAVNPVTAPFAHASEQKYGDCVVTGAFGKYKLEPSQSGLLTILATLPAPGDYNGDTAEQVKSGYSYCLAAEIAHRGGVPAITVKNVSFDALVSGRSKDFDVAILQLFKTPEREKVADFSTPYLRVNTGILVRSNSKIDDTTIKDAKIGVLLGSINDIFVKETLKPSQAPAQFQSISDMVTALMARQIDAILLDTTLTMIIAKQTGGKLKVIGQYEAGGDAAVLLAKGSANTKIVDKIIEELRGEGRLDSLLEEQLAPFMGGNPKDLPVWKVK, from the coding sequence ATGACAAGATTCAACACCTCGATGATCCCAGCCATGGTCGCAGCGGTACTGGCCGTCAATCCGGTGACGGCGCCATTCGCGCATGCGTCAGAGCAGAAATATGGCGACTGCGTCGTCACCGGCGCCTTTGGCAAATACAAGCTCGAGCCTTCTCAGTCGGGCCTGCTCACCATCCTTGCCACCCTTCCCGCGCCCGGAGACTACAACGGCGATACCGCGGAGCAGGTAAAAAGCGGCTATTCTTACTGCCTCGCGGCAGAAATCGCCCACCGCGGCGGTGTGCCCGCCATAACTGTAAAGAACGTCTCCTTCGACGCCTTGGTCAGCGGACGCTCGAAAGATTTCGACGTCGCGATCCTGCAACTGTTCAAAACGCCGGAACGCGAGAAGGTCGCCGACTTCAGCACTCCATATCTGCGGGTCAACACCGGTATTCTCGTTCGCTCGAACAGCAAGATCGACGACACGACGATCAAGGACGCAAAGATCGGTGTCCTTCTAGGATCGATCAACGACATTTTCGTCAAGGAGACACTGAAACCGTCGCAGGCGCCTGCCCAGTTCCAGAGCATTTCGGATATGGTCACGGCGTTGATGGCGCGTCAGATCGATGCCATCCTGCTCGACACCACCTTGACGATGATCATCGCAAAGCAGACGGGCGGAAAGCTGAAGGTAATCGGCCAGTACGAGGCAGGCGGCGACGCCGCGGTTCTCTTGGCGAAGGGCTCCGCCAATACGAAGATCGTCGACAAGATCATAGAGGAACTTCGTGGAGAAGGTCGTCTGGATAGCCTTCTTGAAGAGCAGCTTGCTCCGTTCATGGGTGGCAATCCAAAAGACCTTCCGGTGTGGAAGGTAAAGTAG